In Deltaproteobacteria bacterium, a genomic segment contains:
- a CDS encoding carbohydrate binding family 9 domain-containing protein: MRALAAAVLLLASAALAQAPQRPPLAPNREMSPKAQLTKLPAGVKPPKIDGRLSDAAWQHATALGPFTQQQPYEGAEPTYPTDVKVLFDDEFFYVSVRAWDPEPEKLIMKTMRRDTSQRPDDRILITIDTFHDKRNGYMFSTNPNSARYEGIIENNQPPKVEWDGIWYAKARVDAEGWTCEFAFPFQSLAFDPKKTSWGFNVSRSIRRLNEESRWASWRINKFPPDMSEAGTLEGITGDIGGIGLDVVPGGAIGGFRERQRTLATDGSASVDHRYYSTVDPTLDVFYKLTPSVTGALTFNTDFSDAEVDARQVNLDRFALFFPETRDFFLQDAGIFDFGGLGEQVNFMEISNPNGMPFFTRKIGIYQGGEIVDIRAGAKVTGRVGRLNFGVLDVQMEDPDDIGHKNLAVARAKVNVGSASTIGLIATNGDPNSSGDGTTIGGDFRLRSHELIKGNNIELMGFMLHTFTPGVRGDDDAYGLRFRYPNDTWFADVSWSHVGEDYDPKLGFINRPGVEQFSWNFARRWRPAAGRIRFFETYLNGQLVQNTDGKLETLILNPTFIEIHNQLDDYIYVGAEARSEILFESFFIAPGVLVFGDPNGGERYDWGRGQIGFGTAPSRPFAAFVDYSYGDFFDGTLHSIEATLEWRASKHFFGQLEYIENKADLPASFADLATCSGAACQGDFTQRLVRLRAQVILSPDLNWDTFVQYDNLSDTVGWNSRVRWIYQPGQEFAFVWNQGVDVSGHDFRFQSTGLTGKVSWTLRF, encoded by the coding sequence ATGCGAGCCCTCGCCGCGGCCGTGTTGTTATTGGCGAGCGCCGCCCTCGCGCAGGCGCCGCAGCGGCCGCCGCTGGCGCCGAATCGCGAGATGTCGCCGAAGGCGCAGCTCACGAAGCTGCCCGCCGGCGTGAAGCCGCCGAAGATCGACGGGCGGCTCAGCGACGCCGCGTGGCAGCACGCGACCGCGCTCGGGCCGTTCACGCAGCAGCAGCCGTACGAGGGCGCGGAGCCCACCTACCCCACCGACGTGAAGGTGCTGTTCGACGACGAGTTCTTCTACGTCTCGGTGCGCGCGTGGGACCCGGAGCCCGAGAAGCTGATCATGAAGACGATGCGGCGCGACACGAGCCAGCGCCCCGACGACCGCATCCTGATCACGATCGACACGTTCCACGACAAGCGGAACGGATACATGTTCTCGACCAATCCGAACTCGGCGCGGTACGAAGGCATCATCGAGAACAACCAGCCGCCGAAGGTCGAGTGGGACGGCATCTGGTACGCGAAGGCCAGAGTCGACGCGGAAGGCTGGACCTGCGAGTTCGCGTTCCCGTTCCAGTCGCTGGCGTTCGATCCCAAGAAGACGAGCTGGGGCTTCAACGTCTCACGCAGCATCCGGCGCCTCAACGAAGAGAGCCGCTGGGCCTCGTGGCGCATCAACAAGTTCCCGCCCGACATGTCCGAGGCGGGCACGCTCGAAGGCATCACGGGCGACATCGGCGGCATCGGCCTCGACGTCGTGCCCGGCGGCGCGATCGGCGGCTTCCGCGAGCGCCAGCGCACGCTCGCCACGGACGGGTCGGCGAGCGTCGATCACCGTTACTACTCGACCGTCGATCCCACGCTCGACGTGTTCTACAAGCTCACGCCCTCGGTCACCGGCGCGCTCACCTTCAACACCGACTTCTCCGATGCCGAAGTCGACGCGCGCCAAGTGAACCTCGACCGCTTCGCACTGTTCTTCCCCGAGACGCGCGACTTCTTCCTGCAGGACGCGGGCATCTTCGACTTCGGCGGCCTCGGCGAACAAGTCAACTTCATGGAGATCTCGAACCCGAACGGCATGCCGTTCTTCACGCGGAAGATCGGCATTTATCAGGGCGGCGAGATCGTCGACATCCGCGCGGGCGCGAAAGTCACCGGCCGCGTCGGGCGCCTCAACTTCGGCGTGCTCGACGTGCAGATGGAAGACCCCGACGACATCGGGCACAAGAACCTCGCGGTCGCGCGCGCCAAGGTGAACGTCGGCAGCGCGTCCACCATCGGCCTCATCGCGACCAACGGCGACCCGAACAGCTCGGGCGATGGCACGACGATCGGCGGCGACTTCCGCCTGCGCTCACACGAGCTGATCAAGGGCAACAACATCGAGCTGATGGGCTTCATGCTGCACACGTTCACGCCCGGCGTGCGCGGCGACGACGACGCTTACGGCCTGCGCTTCCGCTACCCGAACGACACCTGGTTCGCCGACGTGTCGTGGTCCCACGTGGGCGAGGACTACGACCCGAAGCTCGGCTTCATCAACCGCCCCGGCGTCGAGCAGTTCTCGTGGAACTTCGCGCGGCGCTGGCGGCCCGCCGCCGGCCGCATTCGCTTCTTCGAGACATACCTCAACGGCCAGCTCGTCCAGAACACCGACGGCAAGCTCGAGACGCTGATCCTCAACCCCACCTTCATCGAGATTCACAACCAGCTCGACGACTACATCTATGTCGGCGCGGAAGCGCGCAGCGAGATCTTGTTCGAGTCGTTCTTCATCGCACCCGGCGTGCTCGTGTTCGGCGACCCGAACGGGGGTGAGCGGTACGACTGGGGCCGCGGGCAGATCGGCTTCGGCACCGCGCCCTCGCGCCCGTTCGCCGCGTTCGTCGACTACTCGTACGGCGACTTCTTCGACGGCACGCTGCACTCGATCGAAGCCACGCTCGAGTGGCGCGCGAGCAAACACTTCTTCGGGCAGCTCGAATACATCGAGAACAAGGCCGACCTGCCCGCGAGCTTCGCGGACCTCGCCACGTGCAGCGGCGCCGCGTGTCAGGGCGACTTCACGCAGCGCCTCGTGCGCTTGCGCGCGCAGGTGATCCTCAGCCCCGACCTCAATTGGGACACGTTCGTCCAGTACGACAACCTGAGCGACACCGTGGGTTGGAACAGCCGGGTGCGCTGGATCTATCAGCCGGGCCAGGAGTTCGCGTTCGTGTGGAACCAAGGCGTCGACGTGAGCGGCCACGACTTCCGCTTCCAGAGCACGGGGCTGACGGGCAAGGTCTCCTGGACGCTGCGGTTCTGA
- a CDS encoding carbohydrate binding family 9 domain-containing protein, with protein MSALGETPAPAYPLAPNREMSPSAQLTKLPEGVKPPKIDGRINDAAWQHATKLGPLTQQTPHEGAEPTYPTDVWVLYDNDTAYVAVRAWDPEPEELIAKVMRRDTSQRPDDRILITLDTFHDKRNGYMFSTNPNGARWDALIENNQSVRQEWDGIWFAKARVDAEGWTCEFAFPLQTLSFNPDTRSWGFNVARTVRRINEESRWASWRQNKFPLDQSEAGTLTGDEPVELGFELDVIPYGAIGGFRERQRDPLTGDVEHRYYSTLDPGLDVFYKLTPSVTGALTFNTDFSDADIDARQVNLDRFALFFPETRDFFLQDAGIFDFGGIGEQVSFNEFADTNGMPFFTRKIGIYTGGEIVDIRAGAKVTGRVGRLNFGLLDVQMEDPDHIGHKNLSVGRAKVNVGAESTVGFIATYGDPLTPGAGATFGADFRLRSSHVRGNNILELIGWAQHTETSAESREFRRLGDERVNDQAFGLRLRYPNDTWFVDASWSRVGEDFDPRLGFVNRQGVDHFRLTTRRRWRPSRGRVRYYDSLLRGQLAQNLDGHLETLIINPTFVEVHSALDDYVGVAGEARSEVLFRPFPIAPGIVIPGTAAGRRYDWGRGQLILGMAQSRPAALFFKYSYGGFFGGTLHSIEGNLELRLSKHFFGQLEYVENKADLPESFAVTTGPNACAGAACQGDFTQRLVRIRAQYIFTPDLSWDTFVQYDNLTDSVGWNSRVRWIIQPGNDLTFVWNQAVDVTGHDFRFTNTGLTGKLAWTFRF; from the coding sequence ATGTCCGCGCTGGGCGAGACACCCGCGCCTGCCTACCCGCTCGCGCCGAACCGCGAGATGTCGCCGAGCGCGCAGCTGACGAAGCTGCCGGAGGGCGTGAAGCCGCCGAAGATCGACGGACGCATCAACGACGCGGCGTGGCAGCACGCGACGAAGCTCGGCCCGCTCACCCAGCAGACGCCGCACGAAGGCGCCGAGCCGACGTATCCCACCGATGTCTGGGTGCTGTACGACAACGACACGGCGTACGTCGCCGTGCGCGCGTGGGATCCGGAGCCCGAGGAGCTGATCGCGAAGGTGATGCGGCGCGACACGAGCCAGCGGCCCGACGACCGCATCCTCATCACGCTCGACACGTTCCACGACAAGCGCAACGGGTACATGTTCTCGACGAATCCGAATGGCGCGCGCTGGGACGCGCTGATCGAGAACAACCAGAGCGTTCGTCAAGAGTGGGACGGCATCTGGTTCGCGAAGGCGCGAGTCGACGCCGAGGGCTGGACCTGCGAGTTCGCGTTCCCGCTGCAGACGTTGTCGTTCAATCCCGACACGCGGAGCTGGGGCTTCAACGTCGCCCGCACGGTGCGGCGCATCAACGAAGAGAGCCGCTGGGCTTCGTGGCGGCAGAACAAGTTCCCGCTGGACCAGAGCGAGGCCGGGACGCTCACCGGCGACGAGCCCGTCGAGCTCGGCTTCGAGCTCGACGTCATCCCCTACGGCGCGATCGGCGGCTTCCGCGAGCGCCAACGCGACCCCCTAACAGGTGATGTCGAGCACCGTTACTACTCGACGCTCGATCCCGGCCTCGACGTCTTCTACAAGCTCACGCCCTCGGTGACGGGCGCGCTCACCTTCAACACCGACTTCTCCGACGCCGACATCGACGCGCGTCAGGTGAACCTCGATCGCTTCGCGCTGTTCTTCCCCGAGACGCGCGACTTCTTCCTGCAAGACGCGGGCATCTTCGACTTCGGCGGCATCGGCGAGCAGGTCAGCTTCAACGAGTTCGCGGACACGAACGGCATGCCGTTCTTCACGCGCAAGATCGGCATCTACACCGGAGGCGAGATCGTCGACATTCGCGCCGGCGCGAAGGTCACCGGCCGCGTCGGGCGCCTCAACTTCGGCCTGCTCGACGTGCAGATGGAAGACCCCGACCACATCGGGCACAAGAACCTCTCGGTCGGCCGTGCGAAGGTGAACGTCGGCGCGGAGTCGACCGTGGGCTTCATCGCGACGTACGGCGACCCCCTGACGCCCGGCGCCGGCGCCACGTTCGGCGCCGATTTCCGCCTGCGCTCCAGCCACGTGCGCGGCAACAACATCCTCGAGCTCATCGGCTGGGCGCAGCACACCGAGACTTCGGCCGAGTCGCGCGAGTTCCGCAGGCTCGGCGACGAGCGCGTGAACGATCAGGCGTTCGGCCTGCGGCTCCGCTACCCGAACGACACCTGGTTCGTGGACGCGTCGTGGTCGCGCGTCGGCGAGGATTTCGATCCGCGGCTCGGCTTCGTGAATCGCCAAGGCGTCGATCACTTCCGTCTGACGACGCGCCGCCGCTGGCGCCCCTCGCGCGGACGCGTGCGTTACTACGACAGCCTGCTGCGCGGCCAGCTCGCACAAAACCTCGACGGGCACCTGGAGACGCTGATCATCAACCCGACGTTCGTCGAAGTGCACAGCGCGCTCGACGACTACGTCGGCGTCGCGGGCGAAGCGCGCAGCGAGGTGTTGTTCCGCCCGTTCCCGATCGCACCGGGCATCGTGATCCCGGGGACGGCAGCCGGACGGCGCTACGACTGGGGACGCGGCCAGCTGATCCTCGGCATGGCGCAGTCGCGTCCAGCGGCGCTGTTCTTCAAGTACTCGTATGGCGGCTTCTTCGGGGGCACGCTGCACTCGATCGAGGGCAACCTCGAGCTACGCCTCAGCAAGCACTTCTTTGGCCAGCTCGAGTACGTCGAGAACAAGGCCGATCTGCCCGAGAGCTTCGCGGTCACGACCGGTCCGAACGCCTGCGCAGGCGCCGCGTGTCAGGGCGACTTCACGCAGCGTCTGGTACGCATCCGCGCCCAGTACATCTTCACGCCCGACCTGAGCTGGGACACGTTCGTCCAATACGACAACCTCACCGACAGCGTGGGTTGGAACAGTCGCGTGAGGTGGATCATTCAACCGGGCAACGACCTCACGTTCGTGTGGAATCAAGCGGTGGACGTGACGGGACACGACTTCCGCTTCACGAACACGGGCCTCACTGGCAAGCTGGCGTGGACTTTCCGCTTCTGA
- a CDS encoding steroid 3-ketoacyl-CoA thiolase, with amino-acid sequence MPEVFIVEAVRSPLGRRGGGLSTMHAADLLGNVVKAAISRAGIEAREVGQVIGGCVSQVGEQSYNVARTAWLSVGLPLEVAATTVDSQCGSSQQASTLAAGLVGSGLEDVVLSCGVEMMSRVPLGANFSDKKLGRPVPKSYFAKYAFNSQFQGAELIAKEYGITREDTDRFGLRSQQNAARAWADGRFEREVVAQDAPVVDAEGKPTGESVRVARDEGIRETSLEKLAALKAVMEGGLHTAGTSSQVTDGASAVLFASEAGVKRLGLKPRARMVYSTIVGVDPETMLKGPIPATRKLLDRTKLRIEDMDVYEVNEAFASVVLAWQKECKPVEARVNPNGGAIALGHPTGATGDRLITSALHELERTKGRYGLISMCCGGGLGTGTIIERL; translated from the coding sequence ATGCCCGAAGTGTTCATCGTCGAAGCTGTTCGTTCGCCGCTCGGCCGCCGCGGAGGCGGGCTGTCGACGATGCACGCGGCCGACCTGTTGGGGAACGTGGTGAAGGCCGCGATCTCGCGCGCAGGGATCGAGGCGCGCGAGGTCGGGCAGGTGATCGGCGGCTGCGTGTCGCAGGTGGGCGAGCAGTCGTACAACGTGGCGCGCACGGCGTGGTTGTCAGTTGGGCTGCCGCTCGAGGTCGCGGCCACCACGGTGGATTCGCAGTGCGGCTCGTCGCAGCAGGCGAGCACGCTCGCGGCTGGGCTCGTGGGCTCGGGCCTGGAAGACGTGGTGCTCTCGTGCGGCGTCGAGATGATGAGCCGCGTGCCGCTCGGCGCGAACTTCTCGGACAAGAAGCTCGGCCGCCCCGTGCCGAAGTCGTACTTCGCGAAGTACGCCTTCAACTCGCAGTTCCAGGGCGCGGAGCTGATCGCGAAGGAGTACGGCATCACGCGCGAGGACACGGACCGCTTCGGCCTGCGCAGCCAGCAGAACGCCGCGCGCGCGTGGGCCGACGGGCGCTTCGAGCGCGAGGTCGTGGCGCAGGACGCGCCGGTCGTCGACGCCGAGGGCAAGCCCACCGGCGAGAGCGTGCGCGTCGCGCGCGACGAAGGCATCCGCGAGACCTCGCTCGAGAAGCTCGCGGCGCTGAAGGCCGTGATGGAGGGCGGCCTGCACACCGCGGGCACGAGCTCGCAGGTGACCGACGGCGCGTCTGCGGTGCTGTTCGCGAGCGAGGCGGGCGTGAAGCGACTCGGGCTGAAGCCTCGCGCGCGCATGGTCTACTCGACGATCGTGGGCGTCGATCCCGAGACGATGCTGAAGGGCCCGATCCCGGCGACGCGCAAGCTGCTCGACCGCACGAAGCTGCGCATCGAGGACATGGACGTGTACGAGGTGAACGAGGCGTTCGCGTCGGTGGTGCTCGCGTGGCAGAAGGAGTGCAAGCCCGTCGAGGCGCGCGTGAACCCGAACGGCGGCGCGATCGCGCTCGGTCACCCGACCGGCGCGACGGGAGATCGCCTGATCACGAGCGCGCTACACGAGCTCGAGCGCACGAAGGGCCGCTACGGCCTCATCTCGATGTGCTGCGGCGGCGGCCTCGGCACCGGCACGATCATCGAGCGGCTCTGA
- a CDS encoding nuclear transport factor 2 family protein, with protein sequence MGKYTRAELLEAFEDYKRRRDIASQTGDWNVWADCFAEDSHYVEHAYGELQGREAIRQWICGVMAPYPTMTFPIDWMVVDEEKGAIVWAVRNAFPAPFQENGEPYSFPNWSRLVYAGNLKWKSEEDIYNPARDAGRVFKAWVKAGGKLRAWEQVRMIHR encoded by the coding sequence ATGGGCAAGTACACACGCGCCGAGCTGCTCGAAGCGTTCGAGGACTACAAGCGCCGCCGCGACATCGCGTCGCAGACGGGCGACTGGAACGTGTGGGCCGACTGCTTCGCCGAGGACTCTCACTACGTCGAGCATGCTTACGGCGAGCTGCAGGGGCGCGAGGCGATCCGCCAGTGGATCTGCGGCGTGATGGCGCCGTATCCCACGATGACGTTCCCGATCGACTGGATGGTCGTCGACGAAGAGAAAGGCGCGATCGTTTGGGCCGTGCGCAACGCGTTCCCCGCGCCGTTCCAGGAGAACGGCGAGCCGTACTCGTTCCCGAACTGGTCGCGGCTCGTCTACGCCGGGAACCTGAAATGGAAGTCCGAGGAGGACATCTACAACCCCGCGCGCGACGCGGGCCGCGTGTTCAAGGCGTGGGTGAAGGCGGGCGGGAAGCTGCGCGCCTGGGAGCAGGTGCGGATGATTCATAGGTAG